Genomic DNA from Selenomonas sp. oral taxon 126:
CGATCTCGAGGGCTATGAGCGCGGACAGGTCACGGAGATGGGTGATGCGGTCAACGTCATGACCGGCATCTACACGGGTCGCTCCCCGAAGGATAAGTACATCGTCGACGACGAGACCTCGCACGATACGGTCTGGTGGACCTCCGACGAATACAAGAACGACAACAAGCGCGCGACGCAGAAGGCGTGGAACGCCGTGCGCGAGATTGCAATCCGCGAGCTCTGCAACAAGCGCCTCTTCGTCGTGGATGCGTTCTGCGGTGCAAATGTGAATACGCGCATGGCAGTCCGCTTCATCACAGAGGTGCCTTGGCAGGCGCATTTTGTCACGAATATGTTCATCCGTCCGACGGCGGAGGAGCTGGAGAGCTTCAAGCCCAACTTTGTGGTCTACAATGCGGCGAAGGCGCGTGTCATGCACTTTGGCGATCTCGGTCTCAACTCCGAGACGGCGGTCATGTTCAACCTCACGAGCCGTGAGCAGGTCATTATCAATACGTGGTACGGCGGCGAGATGAAGAAGGGCATCTTCTCGATGATGAACTACTATCTCCCGCTGAAGGGCATCGCCTCTATGCACTGCTCGGCGAACACGGACAAGCAGGGGCAGAACACGACGCTGTTCTTCGGACTCTCGGGCACGGGCAAGACCACGCTCTCGACCGACAGCGCACGCCTCCTCATCGGCGACGATGAGCACGGCTGGGACGATGAGGGCGTCTTCAACTACGAGGGCGGCTGCTACGCAAAGGTCATCAACCTCGACCCCGAGGCGGAGCCGGACATCTATCAGGCGATCCGCCGCAACGCGCTGCTCGAGAACGTCACGGTCGACCTCGCGGGTCATGTGGACTTTGCCGACAAGTCGGTCACGGAGAATACGCGCGTATCGTACCCCATCAACCACATTGAGAACATCGTGCTCGGTCATGTTGCAGAAAAGTCTGCAGGCCCGCACGCAAAGCATGTCATCTTCCTCTCGGCAGATGCGTTCGGCGTTCTGCCGCCGGTCTCGATCCTGACGCCGGAGCAGACGAAGTACTACTTCCTCTCGGGCTTCACCTCGAAGCTCGCGGGCACGGAGCGCGGCATCACGGAGCCGACGCCGACGTTCTCGGCGTGCTTCGGGCAGGCGTTTCTCGAGCTGCATCCGACGAAGTACGCAGAGGAGCTTGTGCGCAAGATGGAGGAGCACGGCTCGCGCGCCTATCTCGTGAACACGGGCTGGAACGGCACGGGCAAGCGCATCTCGATCCAGGACACGCGCGGCATCATCCACGCGATTCAGGATGGTTCGATCGACAGCGCGCCGACGAAGAAGATCCCGTATTTCGACTTCGAGGTTCCGACGGAGCTGCCGGGCGTCGATCCGAAGATTCTCGATCCGCGCGACACCTATGCAAGCCGTACGGAGTGGGATGAGAAGGCGCGTGATCTCGCGGAGCGCTTCATCAAGAACTTCAAGAAGTATGAGGGCAACGAAGCGGGCAAGGCGCTCGTTCCTGCGGGTCCTCAGCTCTAAGCAACAGCATTACACGGAGGAAGCTGCCGCATTTGCGGCAGCTTCTTTTTTGAAAACGGAAAGGAGGCTCGATGAAGCTCTCGGACAGTATCAATAAGGTGCGCGGCGTCGGTGTGAAAAAGGCGGCGGCATTTGCGCGCCTCGGCATTCAGACCGTATACGACCTCCTGACCTACTATCCGCGCGCCTATGAGGATCAGAGCCGCGTGACGCCCATCGCGCGCCTGCGCGCAGGGGAGCGTGCGACCGTGTTCGCTGTCATTCAGCAGGTGCAGGAGCGTCAGGGACGGCGGCGCGGATTTACGATTTTGACGGCGCTACTTGGCGACGGGACGGGGTACGCGCAGGCAGTCTGGTTCAACCAGCGTTTCCTCAAGACGAAGCTGCGCGAGGGGCGGCGCATCCTCCTCACAGGCAAGGCGGAGTACGCCTATAAAGGCGGCGGTCAGCTCGCACTCACAAATATCACGTCGTTCGAGCTCCTCGGCGCAGAGGAGGATGCGGGGGAGCATCTCGGCATCCTGCCCGTCTATGCGGCGACGGAGGGGCTGACGCAGAAGCAGCTGCGCACAATGATGGAATACGCACTCGCGCAGACGATGGACGAAATCGAAGAGAATCTGCCGCAGCGCGTCCGTGAGGAGTATCGGCTGATTGGTCGAAGGCGTGCCTTTCAGCACATCCACTTTCCCAAGCAGGAGGAGGAGCTGCGCACGGCACGGCGGCGGCTCGCCTTTGAGGAGCTCTATCTCATCCAATGCGGGCTGCTTGCGCTCAAGAAGCGCACGGCGGAGGAACAGGAGGGCATTGCGCACGCAGCGGACGGCACGCTCGTCGAACACGTACGTGCAGCTCTCCCCTTCACATTGACCGCCGATCAGGAGCAGGTGTGGGGCGAAATTCGGCGCGATATGGAGTCACCGTTGCCCATGCGACGGCTCGTGCAGGGCGATGTCGGCTCAGGCAAGACGGCGATTGCACTGCTCGCGCTTGTCAAAACCGTGGAGAGCGGGCATCAGGGCGCGATGATGGCACCGACGGAGATTCTCGCGCGGCAGCACTACGACTACCTGCGGACGCTGCTCACACCGCTCGGCGTACGCGTGGGCTTCCTCTCGGGGCGGCTCACGAAGAAGGAGCGCACGGCGATGGATACGGCGCTGACCGCGCATGAGGTGGACATTGCCGTCGGGACGCACGCGCTGATACAGGATCACGTTGCCTTTGCCGCGCTCGGACTGGTTGTGACGGACGAACAGCACCGCTTCGGCGTTGCGCAGCGCGCCGCACTCGAGAAAAAGAGCGCGGCAACGCCCGATGTACTCGT
This window encodes:
- the pckA gene encoding phosphoenolpyruvate carboxykinase (ATP) translates to MATIDLTQYGITGTTEIVHNPDYNQLFREELRPDLEGYERGQVTEMGDAVNVMTGIYTGRSPKDKYIVDDETSHDTVWWTSDEYKNDNKRATQKAWNAVREIAIRELCNKRLFVVDAFCGANVNTRMAVRFITEVPWQAHFVTNMFIRPTAEELESFKPNFVVYNAAKARVMHFGDLGLNSETAVMFNLTSREQVIINTWYGGEMKKGIFSMMNYYLPLKGIASMHCSANTDKQGQNTTLFFGLSGTGKTTLSTDSARLLIGDDEHGWDDEGVFNYEGGCYAKVINLDPEAEPDIYQAIRRNALLENVTVDLAGHVDFADKSVTENTRVSYPINHIENIVLGHVAEKSAGPHAKHVIFLSADAFGVLPPVSILTPEQTKYYFLSGFTSKLAGTERGITEPTPTFSACFGQAFLELHPTKYAEELVRKMEEHGSRAYLVNTGWNGTGKRISIQDTRGIIHAIQDGSIDSAPTKKIPYFDFEVPTELPGVDPKILDPRDTYASRTEWDEKARDLAERFIKNFKKYEGNEAGKALVPAGPQL
- the recG gene encoding ATP-dependent DNA helicase RecG; amino-acid sequence: MKLSDSINKVRGVGVKKAAAFARLGIQTVYDLLTYYPRAYEDQSRVTPIARLRAGERATVFAVIQQVQERQGRRRGFTILTALLGDGTGYAQAVWFNQRFLKTKLREGRRILLTGKAEYAYKGGGQLALTNITSFELLGAEEDAGEHLGILPVYAATEGLTQKQLRTMMEYALAQTMDEIEENLPQRVREEYRLIGRRRAFQHIHFPKQEEELRTARRRLAFEELYLIQCGLLALKKRTAEEQEGIAHAADGTLVEHVRAALPFTLTADQEQVWGEIRRDMESPLPMRRLVQGDVGSGKTAIALLALVKTVESGHQGAMMAPTEILARQHYDYLRTLLTPLGVRVGFLSGRLTKKERTAMDTALTAHEVDIAVGTHALIQDHVAFAALGLVVTDEQHRFGVAQRAALEKKSAATPDVLVMTATPIPRTMTLTVYGDLDVSRIEHLPPGRQPIRTFLRDETARAKIYAFVRREIESGRQAYVVCPLIEASEEMDLPSAEDVYEELAHGIFRGIPCGLLHGRMKSAEKEAVMTNFYANRVKLLVSTTVIEVGVNVPNASILVVEHAERFGLAQLHQLRGRVGRGSYASYCILIAGRSASSQERLKVIEQTSDGFRLAEEDLRLRGPGQFFGAMQHGLGDLKIADVLADMDLLLLARRAALTTVDDPAALSFVLPTLMRQYRERFEYMREV